Proteins from one Ipomoea triloba cultivar NCNSP0323 chromosome 1, ASM357664v1 genomic window:
- the LOC116028543 gene encoding protein DETOXIFICATION 24-like, with the protein MDNGISERLLSSEVDKTNDDLKVRVYDESRKIWRVAMPGVLSRVASFGSIVVTQSFIGHIGELDLAGYALVQTLTVRFVNGILIGMSSATETLCGQAYGAGQYHMMGIYLQRSWIVDFITLTVLLPFFIFATPIFKLLGQEESIADAAGYVSYWFIPVVYNFVFSLTIQMYLQAQQKNMIIAWLSVAQFVIHIPLSWLLVYQFEFGVPGAMIALTISSWFVVIGEFVYIFGGWCPNTWRGFTMDAFKDIFPVVKLSISSGLMLCLELWYNAVLVLLAGYMKNAEVAISAFSICLNISGWEFMISLGFFGAACVRVANELGRGDAKATRFSIKVIVSTSIVVGLFFWVLCLAFGSKIGYLFTDEKEVADAVSDLSMLLSFSVLLNSIYPVLSGVAVGAGLQSTVAIINLCCYYLIGIPIGAVLGYVANLEVQGIWLGMICGVVTQSIALCYMTWRTDWDNEVAKAKRRLQKFYLKSDESNQLA; encoded by the exons ATGGATAATGGCATAAGTGAAAGGCTGCTCAGTTCTGAAGTAGATAAGACAAATGATGATCTGAAAGTTAGGGTATACGATGAATCAAGGAAGATATGGAGAGTTGCAATGCCTGGTGTTCTCTCACGGGTGGCTTCATTTGGGAGCATAGTAGTGACACAGTCATTCATTGGCCACATCGGTGAACTTGATCTTGCCGGTTATGCGCTTGTTCAAACTCTCACTGTCCGATTTGTGAATGGAATATTG ATAGGAATGTCGAGTGCAACAGAGACTCTATGTGGGCAAGCATATGGAGCTGGGCAGTATCATATGATGGGAATTTACTTGCAAAGGTCATGGATTGTTGATTTCATCACATTGACAGTCCTGCTCCCCTTTTTCATCTTTGCTACCCCAATCTTCAAACTTCTTGGACAGGAAGAATCCATTGCAGATGCTGCTGGATATGTTTCTTATTGGTTCATTCCTGTCGTCTACAACTTCGTATTTAGCTTGACCATACAAATGTATCTACAAGCACAACAAAAGAACATGATCATTGCGTGGCTATCTGTCGCGCAATTTGTCATCCACATCCCGCTCTCTTGGTTGTTAGTTTACCAATTCGAGTTTGGGGTCCCGGGTGCAATGATTGCCCTAACCATATCTTCCTGGTTCGTTGTGATTGGTGAGTTTGTGTACATTTTTGGCGGCTGGTGCCCAAACACATGGAGGGGATTTACAATGGATGCCTTCAAAGATATATTCCCTGTTGTGAAGCTCTCCATATCATCAGGACTTATGCTTTG TTTGGAGCTATGGTACAATGCTGTATTAGTCCTACTAGCTGGATATATGAAGAATGCAGAGGTTGCCATATCAGCCTTCTCCATCTG CCTTAACATTAGTGGATGGGAGTTCATGATTAGCCTAGGCTTCTTCGGGGCTGCTTG TGTACGTGTCGCAAATGAACTTGGAAGAGGGGATGCCAAAGCTACGCGATTTTCGATCAAAGTAATCGTATCTACTTCAATTGTAGTTGGATTATTCTTCTGGGTTTTGTGCCTGGCATTTGGGAGCAAAATTGGATACTTGTTTACCGACGAAAAGGAGGTTGCAGATGCCGTGTCAGACCTCTCTATGCTGCTCTCATTCTCTGTATTGCTCAATAGTATTTATCCAGTACTCTCAG GTGTGGCAGTTGGAGCAGGCTTACAAAGCACAGTTGCAATTATAAACCTGTGTTGCTATTATCTTATTGGAATTCCGATTGGTGCTGTGCTTGGCTATGTAGCTAATCTTGAAGTGCAG GGTATATGGCTTGGAATGATTTGTGGGGTGGTCACTCAATCAATTGCCTTGTGCTATATGACGTGGAGAACTGATTGGGATAATGAG GTGGCAAAGGCCAAACGACGCCTCCAAAAATTTTACTTGAAGTCTGACGAGTCTAATCAACTAGCTTGA